TCACCGCCCGCAACGAGCAAGGTAGTCTCCCAGATTCAATCGTTCACCTccgtttccttcttcttcttcttcttcttctgcctgATTGAGAAGAAAtttactatgattgcttgcttgcttgtaaACTATACATGCATAATTGGGATCTTATCTGTCTCGTAGTTTGGTTTCCTTCAACATCTGGAATTCTACTAGTTCAGCCACAGCTGGCATTTAAACGAAGCCACTGTACAAGATCGGCACTCGTTGGTGCTATAATGTTGAAATCCTGATGCTCTGCTGCTGCTGCATACATGTTTCAGTCCAAATAACCTACTCCTCATGTTCACTCATTGCTGGCTTATTAACTTGATTGACCTGTTTCTTCTTTTGCCTGCGTAATTGCACGGTCGACAGACAAACGGTTGACCCCTTGTTATCAGGGTTTAACTTTCAGGCTTTGCACAATCAACCACCTTCTGATCATAGCTGCCATCCCTGTATTCATCGTGCATTCAACGCTTGGCTTGATGATGTAATCATGATTTTACTTTCTGGGTTTGCAAAATTCCCTGGACCCTGGCCGGTCTCCGGTGACTTGCCTGTCTGGTTTGCAATAAATGTGTTTTTCTTTACCTTAATATATAGATCTGAGCTTATTTCCATCTATCTTGTTAAGAAATTCTGCTAGTTCCAACAGGCCCAGCACTTAAACTAACTTGCAGTATGCCATCATCATTCATGGGTGCGTGCTATAATCAACACCTCACACTTGTGGAATGATCTTAAGTTGAAATCATGATACTCTGCTGCATATATGTTTCAGTCCAAACATCCTACCTATGTCCCCTCATTGCTTGCCAACTTAACTTGATTATTACTCTCTTGGTCAACTGCCCTGATGGGAATTTATCTTGCGTTTCTTGCTCTAGTGGACATCATGAAGCCCGGGGCAATCGTGGAGGCGAGGAAGGCGAGGGTGGACATGTACAAGGGGTCGATGCGCCTGGCCGTGGACAAGTGGGGGACGCTCAAGGCCGCCGAGAGCCCTGCGGACTTCAAGGTGAAGGAGGACAACAATGTGTCCTTGGTCGAGTTTGAGCTCATCACTGTGATGCAGTGATTGAAGAGGGCTCCTCCTCCCCCTtgcctaggaggaggaggaggaggcagaggaggctcAGCAGCTGTTAGGCTGAGCACAAAGCAATAAGCCGGCCAATCATGGCTCATGTTCTTcaccccctcccccctctctctgttTACTGTTTATTTGCTGGAAGTTTTGCTAGTCCTGCTACCTTGGATTAAATGTCGTTAGTATACCATATATGTTTGTGCGGAGTTGCATCCAGATTGTTGTGAGTGAGCCCTGCCATCTCTTTGTGTTAGACCTGGTATATCAATTAACTAATTATGTTAAGCACTGGTGACATATATCTATGAAAGTCCTTCATGGACGACATCTTGCTGAACGACATGCGCACGATGGCTTGCCCATGGATGGTATGATATATGACATGTCGTGTGTCTTCCGGTTGGCAACTGTCGTCCGTGTAGCAGCGCTCTATATCCATGAGCTGCTTGTGTTGCCTTGGTGAGTGAAGTGATGTTTTGCTTGCCTGAATGTTGAGTGTTAACTGATCATCATCATGATGATAATGATTTTGTAGTGCAATGTTGATGTCTTGTTAGGGTGATGGGTTAGCAGGCAGAGTGGATGGGTGGCAGTTGGCACAATCACCTTNNNNNNNNNNNNNNNNNNNNNNNNNNNNNNNNNNNNNNNNNNNNNNNNNNNNNNNNNNNNNNNNNNNNNNNNNNNNNNNNNNNNNNNNNNNNNNNNNNNNNNNNNNNNNNNNNNNNNNNNNNNNNNNNNNNNNNNNNNNNNNNNNNNNNNNNNNNNNNNNNNNNNNNNNNNNNNNNNNNNNNNNNNNNNNNNNNNNNNNNNNNNNNNNNNNNNNTTGTGTTGTGGTCTGGTCTTTGTTCTTGTGCATTATGATGGGTCAGTCAAAGAAGAGAGAAGCAGGCCATGGTGGCTGTCTATTGTTGCAGTGGTTGCAAATGTTGTGCTGTCTTGCTAGCTGGTAATAATTGTAGTAATGTGTTGTGCTTGTGATTGGGCCACCCACATCATCACCTTGATTTATCTTGTTGGATGTGGATAATGTAAAGTAACAACAAGGTGACCCATAATGCCGCGGTGGGCGGTACCATGGTGTTTTGTGCAGTACACCAGAAAAATAACAGTGATAATGATGTAGGTTTTGTTTCCTGAGCTACGGCAAACCCTCCATTTAGGCCCTTTTTTggacagaaaaagaaagaaacggCGGTAATATATGCACATATGACTACAATTTTCCATAAATCCAAAACAGTAATGATGAAAAAATACGATT
The sequence above is a segment of the Triticum dicoccoides isolate Atlit2015 ecotype Zavitan chromosome 1A, WEW_v2.0, whole genome shotgun sequence genome. Coding sequences within it:
- the LOC119357374 gene encoding uncharacterized protein At4g28440-like → MAFDKVEELRPGTYGHNLQLRVLSSKPVVLHRPQGGRAGGNMRIAECIVGDDTGVVVFTARNEQVDIMKPGAIVEARKARVDMYKGSMRLAVDKWGTLKAAESPADFKVKEDNNVSLVEFELITVMQ